The following coding sequences are from one Archocentrus centrarchus isolate MPI-CPG fArcCen1 chromosome 4, fArcCen1, whole genome shotgun sequence window:
- the LOC115778836 gene encoding bromodomain-containing protein 4B, with protein sequence MFSDSGAPASGEQKGFKSHTPHFIPWLRSSLKAHHSSDLGLNGPYKSNSETQNNLTPLERAKGIGFFSIQRKDRAKKGELRCNGVGKARMLPVVLRGHHILPGSLGKQREDSPARWNRTKELGTDPNSQISPGEGPQGLANSSSTAQDNHTFVRSPSSHLSLHQSQSDRSSNSVKKYGPLVGPPPVPAAALLSEEPNFNVPVVMCMEGKGGKVWDYASHATYRQRDLHSSSWLNYDTQGLIARQHGFSSNFSYINKHSKSSQSQRDLTALREPPVEDMSRPLNGVIFSTEIPHRGLSCTTTLRGPKKPRPSSERIAFLDKNQTWAQHRPKSEGEAQRKEASCKRKVVRNQIKRVVDNLEQVLKALRDVHQEMKEVVQQIDHLTASIDLNEEEEEQETGRDSTKPPSNSSYSSGSSSSEATVGITHQRLSEPENQPETVDSSGTLRGDHHSRSHSPPNVQLPLITSGFLSERSRTLHLTGSLGASPKRAGKLPYPSNIPSSNSAQLQNLSSRDHAHSPQRSLPVRPPTPGLSPLTVNFHLPSSSGSQPHSPGATSSIRINPVTPPSPLSSKANPPPALSPSVIIQTKVGSYQTTQSDLPSAGPPSPSSNLPPSASCPPTNSETETVSVANTERRACSAGPSHIRTTAKPPTAQGHRGRKPPPYSHHRLSENRKKVKEPRKAPPYPEKRRLLSTTV encoded by the exons ATGTTCTCTGACAGCGGGGCTCCAGCGTCTGGGGAGCAGAAAGGCTTCAAGTCCCACACCCCTCACTTCATCCCGTGGCTGCGCAGTAGCTTGAAGGCTCACCACAGCAGTGACCTGGGGCTCAACGGACCGTACAAATCCAACTCAGAGACCCAAAACAACCTGACCCCACTGGAGAGAGCCAAAGGCATTGGCTTTTTCTCCATCCAGAGGAAAGACCGGGCAAAAAAGGGGGAACTTCGGTGCAATGGGGTGGGGAAGGCCAGGATGCTGCCAGTTGTGCTGAGGGGTCACCACATCCTGCCAGGGAGTCTGGGGAAGCAGAGGGAGGACAGTCCTGCCAGGTGGAACCGGACTAAAGAGCTTGGCACAGACCCTAACTCACAGATCAGCCCAGGGGAGGGGCCACAGGGCCTGGCCAACAGCTCCTCCACTGCTCAGGACAACCATACCTTTGTTAGGAGCCCCAGCAGCCACCTGAGCCTGCATCAATCACAGAGTGACAGGAGTAGCAACTCAGTCAAGAAATATGGGCCACTAGTTGGAcctcctcctgttcctgctgctgcattGCTCTCTGAGGAGCCAAACTTTAATGTGCCTGTTGTTATGTGTATGGAGGGTAAAGGGGGTAAGGTGTGGGACTACGCCAGCCATGCTACCTACCGTCAGAGAGACCTCCATTCATCCAGCTGGCTGAACTATGACACTCAGGGACTAATAGCGAGGCAACATGGATTCAGCTCCAACTTCAGCTACATCAATAAACACAGCAAGAGCTCCCAGAGCCAAAGAGACCTGACAGCACTGAGGGAGCCACCTGTGGAGGATATGAGCAGGCCCCTGAATGGAGTTATCTTCTCCACTGAGATTCCTCACAGAGGCCTGAGCTGTACCACAACTCTACGAGGCCCCAAGAAACCCAGACCAAGCTCAGAGCGCATCGCATTTCTGGATAAGAACCAGACGTGGGCGCAGCACAGACCAAAGAGTGAAGGGGAGGCACAGAGGAAAGAGGCAAGCTGCAAAAGGAAGGTGGTTCGAAACCAAATTAAACGAGTGGTGGACAACCTGGAGCAGGTTCTCAAAGCCCTGAGGGATGTTCATCAGGAAATGAAAGAG GTGGTGCAGCAGATCGACCATCTAACTGCATCCATTGATCtgaatgaggaggaggaggagcaggaaacTGGAAGAGACAGCACCaaacctcccagtaacagcagcTACAGTTCAGGCTCGAGCTCAAGTGAGGCAACAGTAGGCATCACACATCAGAGGCTGTCAGAGCCTGAAAACCAGCCAGAAACTGTGGATTCATCTGGCACCCTGAGGGGAGATCATCATAGCAGGAGCCACTCTCCACCCAATGTGCAGCTGCCCCTGATAACCTCTGGATTTTTATCCGAGAGGAGTCGGACTCTTCACCTCACCGGTAGTCTGGGGGCCTCACCCAAACGCGCTGGGAAGCTGCCATACCCCAGTAACATTCCTTCATCCAATTCAGCCCAACTTCAAAACCTCTCCTCCCGTGACCATGCTCACTCCCCCCAAAGAAGCCTCCCTGTTCGGCCTCCGACTCCTGGTCTTTCCCCTTTAACAGTAAACTTCCATCTCCCCAGTAGCTCTGGGTCTCAGCCTCATTCCCCTGGGGCTACCTCCTCCATCAGGATCAACCCCGTcacacctccctctcccctgtCTTCAAAGGCTAACCCACCCCCTGCTCTTAGCCCGTCTGTCATCATACAGACCAAAGTGGGGTCTTATCAGACCACACAAAGTGATCTCCCATCTGCTGGTCCACCTTCTCCATCATCCAACCTGCCTCCGTCTGCTAGCTGCCCACCCACCAACTCAGAGACTGAAACTGTGTCCGTCGCTAACACGGAGCGGCGAGCATGCTCAGCAGGACCATCACACATACGCACCACAGCAAAACCACCCACAGCACAAGGCCACAGAGGTCGCAAGCCTCCACCTTACTCACATCACAGACTCtctgaaaacagaaagaagGTGAAGGAGCCCCGCAAAGCTCCTCCGTACCCTGAGAAAAGAAGGCTGCTCTCAACCACAGTGTGA
- the mydgf gene encoding myeloid-derived growth factor isoform X2 has product MKVHDVEFDDIHSGRDTGAAALTSCPSEEEDMARQSNTCAGGLAFLLVFVLTSPCVPAEASDEQAKTVEFNVKPGGVVHTFSEGIGEYECSFTYASQGGTNEQWLMSVGLSDDNKMFSCSVWRPQGKSYLFFTQFKAELKGTKIEYANAYSQAAAGGQSDVPLKPEEFTIGESTVTHKDGKFSAQLSKLTVIGRTRHDEL; this is encoded by the exons ATGAAA GTACATGACGTCGAGTTTGACGACATTCACAGTGGACGGGACACCGGAGCCGCCGCTCTCACCAGCTGCCCGTCAGAGGAGGAAGACATGGCCCGTCAAAGTAACACCTGCGCCGGTGGTTTGGCGTTTCTGCTCGTGTTCGTGCTGACTTCACCGTGTGTGCCGGCGGAGGCCTCCGACGAGCAGGCGAAGACGGTGGAGTTCAACGTCAAACCCGGAGGAGTCGTGCACACCTTCTCCGAGGGCATC GGGGAGTATGAATGCTCATTCACTTACGCCTCACAAGGAGGAACCAATGAG CAATGGCTGATGAGTGTGGGCCTGAGTGATgacaataaaatgttttcctgCTCCGTGtggag GCCTCAGGGGAAGTCGTACCTGTTTTTCACTCAGTTCAAAGCTGAACTGAAGGGAACCAAAATTGAGTATGCCAACGCATAT tcgcaggcagcagcaggaggacagaGTGATGTGCCTTTGAAGCCAGAAGAATTCACCATCGGAGAATCAACAG TCACCCACAAGGATGGAAAGTTCAGTGCTCAACTCTCCAAACTGACCGTCATTGGACGGACGCGACACGACGAGCTGTAA
- the mydgf gene encoding myeloid-derived growth factor isoform X1 — protein sequence MLLAARLFMLRIILQVHDVEFDDIHSGRDTGAAALTSCPSEEEDMARQSNTCAGGLAFLLVFVLTSPCVPAEASDEQAKTVEFNVKPGGVVHTFSEGIGEYECSFTYASQGGTNEQWLMSVGLSDDNKMFSCSVWRPQGKSYLFFTQFKAELKGTKIEYANAYSQAAAGGQSDVPLKPEEFTIGESTVTHKDGKFSAQLSKLTVIGRTRHDEL from the exons ATGTTACTCGCAGCCCGTTTGTTTATGTTGCGCATTATTTTGCAGGTACATGACGTCGAGTTTGACGACATTCACAGTGGACGGGACACCGGAGCCGCCGCTCTCACCAGCTGCCCGTCAGAGGAGGAAGACATGGCCCGTCAAAGTAACACCTGCGCCGGTGGTTTGGCGTTTCTGCTCGTGTTCGTGCTGACTTCACCGTGTGTGCCGGCGGAGGCCTCCGACGAGCAGGCGAAGACGGTGGAGTTCAACGTCAAACCCGGAGGAGTCGTGCACACCTTCTCCGAGGGCATC GGGGAGTATGAATGCTCATTCACTTACGCCTCACAAGGAGGAACCAATGAG CAATGGCTGATGAGTGTGGGCCTGAGTGATgacaataaaatgttttcctgCTCCGTGtggag GCCTCAGGGGAAGTCGTACCTGTTTTTCACTCAGTTCAAAGCTGAACTGAAGGGAACCAAAATTGAGTATGCCAACGCATAT tcgcaggcagcagcaggaggacagaGTGATGTGCCTTTGAAGCCAGAAGAATTCACCATCGGAGAATCAACAG TCACCCACAAGGATGGAAAGTTCAGTGCTCAACTCTCCAAACTGACCGTCATTGGACGGACGCGACACGACGAGCTGTAA